CCCGCGCATGGCGTAAGCCCCCGCCCTGTCCACAATATCCTTAACCCTGGTATGTTCTTCCAATCGCTGGGCACCGGAATAGATATTGTTTTCACAAACGAAGATAACCGGCAGGTCCCATAACGAGGCCATATTTAAAGCTTCATGGAAGCTGCCCTCATCCGAAGCGCCATTGCCGAAGAAGCAAACTGTGACATAATTTTCCCGCTGGTACTGCGCGGCAAAGGCTGTGCCCACGGCAATGGGTATTCCCCCGCCCACTACAGTAGTGGTGCACAAAGCGTTAACTTCCGGCGCGGCGATGTGCAAGGTACCGCTTTTGCCCTTGTTGTAACCGGTACGCCGCCCCATTATTTCCGCCATAATCAAATCCGGCTCGGCGCCTTTGGCCAGCAAATGGCCGTGACTGCGGTGATTGCTGATAATCACATCCTCCGGCAAAAGAGCGGCCCCCGCCCCTGCGGCCACAGCCTCCTGACCCGTGCAAACAATCATCATACCGCCGAGCTTTTGAGGATCTCGGCTTAAGTCAACCAATTTTTCTTCAAAACGCCTGATTAAAAGCATCATCCGCAGAAGTTTCTTTTGTTCGTTGTTATCCATAGCAATCCCTCCCTTATCTTTACACACCGCCTTGTTTTCCGAAAAGAAATAGCTAACTTGCCCAAAAATAATTGTTATGACAATAATATAATTTAGATAAATACTTGTCAATATGATATCATCCGTATCCTTTCCGGACCCAATGAAAAAGTTAGTTTCAGTTAAAGCTGAACATCGGGACTTCAGATGGAAATTCTACCCCACCTGAAGTAAAATAGGAACTCCCACTTATGGAAGCGGGAGTCCTGGAAATTTGATAAAACGGCTTAAGCGGCAAATGTCCTCTTACCTTTCGATACCGTCCCTGGCAGGTACCCCCTTTTCGTAGTAGTGCTTGATCTCCTTCATTTCCGTCACCAGGTCCGCCGCTTCGATAACCTCACGCGGAGCGTATCGGCCGGTAAATATTACTTCCACGTTATCGAGCTTTGTTCTGATGATTTCCAGCATTTCTTCCGTTGTGATCAGATGAAAGTAATGAGCAGTATTGATCTCGTCAAATATAATTATATCGTATCGCCCGGAATTCATAGCCTGCCTGGCTTTTTCCAAACCTATCCCGGCCATTTTCACGTCTTCCTCCAGAGGAGGGTTCTGCACATGGATAAAAGTGTCTTTGCCGTACTGCTCAATGGTTATATAAGGTTTACACATTTCGGCCGATTTTAGTTCTGCGTAGTGCTGTCCCTTCATAAACTGGCCTATATAAGTTTTGAGCCCCCGACCCATGGCCCGAAAGGCCAGTCCCAAGGAAGCCGTGGTTTTGCCTTTGCAGTTTCCGGTATAGACCTGCACATACCCCTTTTGTAAGACAGATGATCCCAATGAAAAACCTCCCTGCTTTTACTCCGAATCCTTGACCTTACTTAAGTTACTTAGCCGGCAGAATTGACCGGATTATATATGCCCATGTATAGGCTTCTTCTCTGCCGGCGAATAAGTCCGCTGTTTTCTAATCTCCCGCAGATGCGCCGGACCACCTCATGTTTACTCTCGG
This genomic interval from Desulfoscipio sp. XC116 contains the following:
- a CDS encoding thiamine pyrophosphate-dependent dehydrogenase E1 component subunit alpha encodes the protein MDNNEQKKLLRMMLLIRRFEEKLVDLSRDPQKLGGMMIVCTGQEAVAAGAGAALLPEDVIISNHRSHGHLLAKGAEPDLIMAEIMGRRTGYNKGKSGTLHIAAPEVNALCTTTVVGGGIPIAVGTAFAAQYQRENYVTVCFFGNGASDEGSFHEALNMASLWDLPVIFVCENNIYSGAQRLEEHTRVKDIVDRAGAYAMRGEIVDGNDALAVYEAVQKAREDCLSGAGPVLIECKTYRWGGHGTSDEQLYQPQDEIARWKEQCPIKKLKASLMQQEVLTEQEYRQLASETEQIVERALQFAEASPWPDPAEALEDVYA
- a CDS encoding cob(I)yrinic acid a,c-diamide adenosyltransferase; amino-acid sequence: MGSSVLQKGYVQVYTGNCKGKTTASLGLAFRAMGRGLKTYIGQFMKGQHYAELKSAEMCKPYITIEQYGKDTFIHVQNPPLEEDVKMAGIGLEKARQAMNSGRYDIIIFDEINTAHYFHLITTEEMLEIIRTKLDNVEVIFTGRYAPREVIEAADLVTEMKEIKHYYEKGVPARDGIER